A single genomic interval of Paracoccus contaminans harbors:
- the murJ gene encoding murein biosynthesis integral membrane protein MurJ, with the protein MRGGLVRGFVSVGLWTFLSRLSGFVRDILMAAWLGTGPMAEAFLVALSLPNMFRRFFAEGAFNTAFVPMFSKKLEGRDDPQGFAQDAFSGLAWVVALFSAVAMVAMPALVWLMAAGFAGDDRFGLAVEYGRITFPYILLISLASMVSGVLNANGRFTAAAAAPVLLNLLFILGMLAGRALGWDLGLTLAWATPVTGIAQLGLVWWDAARSGWRFVPRRPRMTPDMRRLLAIAVPAIFAGGVVQVNLLVGRQVGSFFDGAIGWLSYSDRLYQLPLGVVGAAVAVVLLPELSRRLRAGDEAGGQSAYSRATEFGMFLTLPAAFAIAIIAVPMVATLFQRGQFDAHDTQQTARALIVYALGLPAFVMQKILQPLYFAREDTRTPFRYALISMVVNAAVAFGLMGAAGFLAAALGTTAAAWVMVAQLWRGTRGMGQAARADARLLRTVPRMILSAAGMAAGLWFLRRWLAADGEGDAAGLAVLVIAGAALYFALSFATGAVSTQALRSAVRRGR; encoded by the coding sequence ATGCGCGGCGGATTGGTGCGAGGCTTTGTCTCGGTCGGATTGTGGACATTCCTGTCGCGGCTGTCGGGCTTCGTGCGCGACATCCTGATGGCCGCCTGGCTGGGCACCGGCCCCATGGCCGAGGCCTTCCTGGTCGCGCTGTCGCTGCCCAACATGTTCCGGCGCTTCTTTGCCGAGGGTGCCTTCAACACCGCCTTCGTGCCGATGTTTTCCAAGAAGCTGGAGGGCCGGGACGATCCGCAGGGCTTTGCGCAGGACGCTTTTTCGGGGCTGGCCTGGGTCGTCGCGCTGTTTTCGGCGGTGGCGATGGTGGCCATGCCGGCGCTGGTGTGGCTGATGGCGGCCGGGTTTGCCGGGGACGACCGCTTCGGCCTGGCGGTGGAATACGGGCGCATCACCTTTCCCTATATCCTGCTGATCTCGCTGGCCTCGATGGTGTCGGGGGTGCTGAATGCCAATGGCCGCTTCACGGCGGCGGCGGCGGCGCCGGTGCTGCTCAACCTGCTGTTCATCCTCGGGATGCTGGCGGGCCGGGCGCTCGGCTGGGATCTGGGGCTGACGCTGGCCTGGGCGACGCCGGTCACGGGCATCGCCCAGCTGGGGCTGGTCTGGTGGGACGCGGCGCGCAGCGGATGGCGCTTTGTCCCGCGCCGGCCGCGGATGACGCCGGACATGCGCCGCCTGCTGGCCATCGCGGTGCCGGCGATCTTTGCCGGCGGGGTCGTCCAGGTGAACCTGCTGGTCGGGCGGCAGGTGGGATCCTTCTTCGACGGGGCGATCGGGTGGCTGTCCTATTCCGACCGGCTGTATCAGTTGCCGCTGGGTGTGGTGGGGGCGGCGGTGGCCGTGGTGCTGCTGCCCGAACTGTCGCGCCGCCTGCGGGCGGGGGACGAGGCGGGCGGGCAGTCCGCCTATTCCCGCGCGACCGAGTTCGGGATGTTCCTGACCCTGCCGGCGGCCTTTGCCATCGCGATCATCGCCGTGCCGATGGTGGCGACGCTGTTCCAGCGTGGCCAGTTCGACGCCCATGACACCCAGCAGACCGCGCGGGCGCTGATCGTCTATGCGCTGGGCCTGCCCGCCTTTGTCATGCAGAAGATCCTGCAACCGCTGTATTTCGCGCGCGAGGATACGCGCACGCCGTTCCGCTATGCGCTGATCTCGATGGTGGTGAACGCGGCCGTTGCCTTCGGCCTGATGGGCGCGGCGGGCTTTCTGGCGGCGGCGCTGGGCACCACGGCGGCGGCATGGGTCATGGTGGCCCAGCTGTGGCGGGGCACGCGCGGGATGGGACAGGCCGCTCGCGCCGATGCAAGGCTGCTGCGCACCGTGCCGCGCATGATCCTCAGCGCCGCGGGCATGGCGGCGGGGCTGTGGTTCCTGCGCCGCTGGCTTGCCGCAGATGGCGAAGGGGATGCCGCCGGCCTTGCCGTTCTGGTCATCGCGGGCGCCGCGCTTTATTTCGCGCTGAGCTTTGCGACAGGCGCGGTCAGCACACAGGCGCTGCGCAGCGCCGTGCGCCGCGGACGCTAA
- a CDS encoding [protein-PII] uridylyltransferase translates to MAEPDPAAARGGPAPPPVQSAPALPGAHPLFDAAGTQASLDALLEGATDAREMRARTVAWLATARAGAMADIVAGLAAHPRKGRETVRAIAELTDATVRAVHHVATTHLHPNLAPTEAERLAVLAVGGYGRGEMAPQSDVDLLFLHPWKASGWIESVVESMLYMLWDLKLKVGQATRSTDECLRLAEGDITIRTSLLEHRLVCGDAVIAQGLRARLWPELFARTVPQFIEAKLAEREARHLRQGGQRYVLEPNIKEGKGGLRDLQTLYWIAKYIHQVDRAIELVDLGLFTRGEHTTFWAAEDFLWAVRCHLHLIAGRPVDKLSFDLQPAVAERMGYHDAGGRRAVEIFMQDYFRCATRVGELTRVFLTALEQRHLYRVPLIERFRRKRVRPGFRIDTGRLTVTDPEHFFARPLNILRLFEEALRTRVLLHPDAMRRVARNLRRFDEGVRSDPEAARIFLDLLLRHGNPERSLRRMNELGVLGAYIPEFERIVAMMQFNVYHHFTVDEHLIQCVAELARIERGEVAPDLPVVSQIMQGGIDRTVIYLAVLLHDIGKGRPEDHSIIGAQLARRICQRLGLPAERIELIEWLVRNHLLMSDVAQKRDIADPRTVRDFAKAVKTRRRLDLLLVLTVCDIRGVGPNTWNNWKAELLRTLHRVTADALENGLEDVNRDQRVDDARRSLRHLLTAQGWPPADIRAETGRHYDSYWQGLPTGTQQLFARLLRGISPAEVRMDLEPDPGRDATRAAFAIADHPGLFSRLAGALALVGANVVDARTYTTRDGYATAVFWVQDEGGRPYAAERLPQLRRMIERTLRGEVVARDALAGRDKVSRRERAFRFPTHVTFDNEGSEIHTIIQVDTRDRPGLLYDLARTLAANHIQIVSAVIATFGAQVVDSFYVKDMFGLKLHQQSRRDALEKKLRQAIREGAERAGS, encoded by the coding sequence TTGGCCGAGCCTGACCCCGCAGCGGCTAGGGGCGGCCCTGCGCCGCCCCCCGTCCAAAGCGCCCCGGCCCTGCCCGGGGCGCATCCGCTCTTTGACGCGGCCGGCACGCAGGCATCCCTTGATGCCTTGCTGGAGGGAGCGACCGATGCGCGCGAGATGCGCGCCCGCACCGTAGCCTGGCTGGCCACGGCCCGCGCCGGGGCGATGGCGGACATCGTGGCCGGCCTTGCCGCCCATCCGCGCAAGGGGCGCGAGACGGTCCGCGCCATTGCCGAACTGACCGACGCCACGGTGCGCGCCGTCCACCACGTCGCCACCACCCACCTGCATCCCAACCTTGCCCCCACCGAGGCCGAGCGGCTGGCGGTGCTGGCCGTCGGCGGCTATGGCCGCGGCGAGATGGCGCCCCAGTCCGATGTGGACCTGCTGTTCCTGCATCCCTGGAAGGCCTCGGGCTGGATCGAGAGCGTCGTGGAATCGATGCTCTACATGCTGTGGGATCTCAAGCTGAAGGTCGGGCAGGCGACCCGGTCCACGGATGAATGCCTGCGCCTTGCAGAAGGCGACATCACCATCCGCACCAGCCTGCTGGAACATCGCCTGGTCTGCGGCGATGCGGTGATCGCGCAGGGGCTGCGCGCGCGGCTGTGGCCCGAGCTTTTCGCCCGCACCGTCCCCCAGTTCATCGAAGCCAAGCTTGCCGAACGCGAGGCCCGCCACCTCCGCCAGGGCGGCCAGCGCTATGTGCTTGAACCCAACATCAAGGAGGGCAAGGGGGGCCTGCGCGATCTGCAGACGCTCTACTGGATCGCCAAGTACATCCACCAGGTGGACCGCGCGATCGAGCTGGTGGATCTTGGCCTGTTCACGCGGGGCGAACACACGACCTTCTGGGCGGCCGAGGATTTCCTGTGGGCGGTGCGCTGCCACCTGCACCTGATCGCGGGGCGCCCGGTGGACAAGCTCAGCTTCGATCTTCAGCCTGCGGTGGCCGAGCGGATGGGCTATCACGATGCGGGCGGGCGGCGGGCGGTCGAGATCTTCATGCAGGATTATTTCCGCTGCGCCACGCGGGTGGGCGAGCTGACGCGGGTATTCCTGACCGCGCTGGAACAGCGCCACCTGTATCGCGTGCCCCTGATCGAGCGGTTCCGCCGCAAGCGGGTGCGCCCCGGATTTCGGATCGACACCGGGCGGCTGACCGTCACCGACCCCGAGCATTTCTTTGCCCGGCCGCTGAACATCCTGCGCCTGTTCGAGGAGGCGCTGCGCACCCGCGTCCTGCTGCATCCCGATGCCATGCGCCGCGTCGCCCGCAACCTGCGCCGCTTTGACGAGGGCGTGCGGTCCGACCCCGAGGCGGCGCGCATCTTCCTTGATCTGCTGCTGCGCCATGGCAACCCCGAACGCAGCCTGCGCCGGATGAACGAGCTGGGCGTGCTGGGCGCCTACATCCCCGAATTCGAACGCATCGTCGCCATGATGCAGTTCAACGTCTATCACCATTTCACCGTGGACGAGCACCTGATCCAGTGCGTGGCGGAACTGGCGCGGATCGAACGGGGCGAGGTGGCGCCGGACCTGCCTGTCGTCAGCCAGATCATGCAGGGCGGCATCGATCGCACCGTGATCTATCTGGCGGTTCTGCTGCACGACATCGGCAAGGGCCGGCCCGAGGATCATTCGATCATCGGCGCGCAGCTTGCCCGGCGCATCTGCCAGCGCCTCGGCCTGCCCGCCGAGCGGATCGAGCTGATCGAATGGCTGGTGCGCAACCACCTGCTGATGTCGGACGTGGCGCAAAAGCGCGACATCGCCGATCCCCGGACGGTCCGCGATTTTGCCAAGGCGGTCAAGACGCGCAGGCGGCTTGACCTGCTGCTGGTGCTGACGGTCTGCGACATCCGCGGCGTGGGGCCGAACACCTGGAACAACTGGAAGGCCGAGCTGCTGCGCACCCTGCACCGGGTCACGGCCGATGCGCTGGAAAACGGGCTCGAGGATGTCAACCGCGACCAGCGCGTGGACGATGCGCGGCGCAGCCTGCGGCACCTGCTGACCGCGCAGGGCTGGCCCCCGGCCGATATCCGGGCCGAGACGGGCCGGCACTATGACAGCTATTGGCAGGGCTTGCCGACCGGAACCCAGCAGCTGTTCGCGCGGCTGCTGCGCGGCATCTCGCCGGCCGAGGTGCGCATGGACCTCGAGCCCGATCCGGGGCGCGATGCGACGCGCGCCGCCTTTGCCATCGCCGATCATCCGGGGCTGTTCTCGCGCCTGGCAGGCGCGCTGGCGCTGGTGGGGGCCAATGTGGTGGATGCGCGGACCTATACGACGCGGGACGGCTATGCGACGGCGGTATTCTGGGTCCAGGACGAGGGGGGGCGCCCCTATGCCGCCGAACGCCTGCCCCAGCTGCGCCGGATGATCGAACGGACGCTGCGGGGCGAGGTGGTGGCGCGCGACGCGCTGGCCGGGCGCGACAAGGTCAGCCGGCGCGAGCGGGCCTTCCGCTTTCCCACCCATGTCACCTTCGACAACGAAGGATCGGAGATCCACACGATCATCCAGGTGGACACCCGCGACCGTCCGGGGCTGCTCTATGACCTGGCCCGGACGCTGGCGGCCAACCACATCCAGATCGTCAGCGCGGTGATCGCGACCTTCGGCGCGCAGGTCGTGGACAGTTTCTATGTCAAGGACATGTTCGGCCTGAAGCTGCACCAGCAATCGCGCCGCGACGCGCTGGAGAAGAAGCTGCGCCAGGCGATCCGCGAAGGGGCCGAGCGCGCCGGCAGCTGA
- a CDS encoding penicillin-binding protein activator, producing the protein MTAILSGRPTDLFGRSLRRVAALASALVLSACAGDQLASGPQTGPMIDPAQPVQVALLVPGGSGDANYDYMARSMANGARMAVADAQGARIDLRVYDSGDDAAQAVAVANKAVAEGAKVIVGPLHAESANAVGNAVKGRVNVLAFSNNADIAGGNLFVLGNTFANTADRLVSYGVGKGLRRYLIVHEKDVAGQLGEAAIESAIARNRATMVGKTAHGDRRADMDAIAPTIAAAAAANKAQALFLTGNHQDTLPEITAALARAGVTGQSLQMMGLTRWDLPASRTGLPQLQNGWFAVPDLARMAEFNARYKAAFGETPHDFATLAYDGVSAIAANVRAGRKNAVTTAGLTQGAGYAGVQGAFRLRQDGTNQRQLSIATLQGGKLVVIDPARRSFGGLGF; encoded by the coding sequence ATGACCGCCATCCTGTCCGGTCGTCCGACCGATCTGTTCGGCCGCTCGCTGAGGCGTGTTGCCGCGCTGGCTTCGGCGCTGGTGCTTTCCGCCTGCGCCGGCGATCAGCTCGCATCCGGCCCGCAGACCGGGCCGATGATCGACCCCGCGCAGCCCGTTCAGGTGGCGCTGCTGGTGCCGGGCGGCTCGGGCGACGCCAATTACGACTATATGGCGCGTTCGATGGCGAACGGCGCGCGGATGGCGGTCGCCGACGCGCAGGGGGCCAGGATCGACCTGCGCGTCTATGATTCGGGCGATGACGCGGCCCAGGCCGTCGCGGTGGCCAACAAGGCGGTGGCCGAGGGCGCCAAGGTCATCGTCGGCCCGCTGCACGCCGAATCCGCCAATGCGGTCGGCAATGCGGTCAAGGGGCGGGTCAACGTGCTGGCCTTTTCCAACAACGCCGACATCGCCGGCGGCAACCTGTTCGTGCTGGGCAACACCTTCGCCAACACTGCCGACCGGCTGGTGTCCTATGGCGTCGGCAAGGGGCTGCGGCGTTATCTGATCGTCCATGAAAAGGACGTGGCCGGCCAGCTGGGCGAGGCCGCCATCGAAAGCGCCATCGCCCGCAACCGGGCCACGATGGTCGGCAAGACAGCCCATGGCGACAGGCGGGCCGACATGGATGCCATCGCCCCCACCATCGCCGCGGCCGCCGCGGCCAACAAGGCGCAGGCCCTGTTCCTGACCGGCAACCACCAGGACACCCTGCCCGAGATCACCGCCGCCCTGGCCCGTGCCGGCGTCACCGGCCAGTCGCTGCAGATGATGGGCCTGACGCGCTGGGATCTGCCGGCAAGCCGGACGGGCCTGCCGCAGCTGCAGAACGGCTGGTTCGCCGTCCCCGACCTGGCCCGCATGGCCGAGTTCAACGCCCGCTACAAGGCGGCCTTCGGCGAGACGCCGCATGATTTTGCCACGCTCGCCTATGACGGCGTCTCGGCGATTGCGGCCAATGTGCGGGCCGGCCGCAAGAATGCGGTGACGACCGCCGGGCTGACCCAGGGCGCCGGCTATGCCGGGGTGCAGGGCGCGTTCCGCCTGCGCCAGGACGGCACCAACCAGCGCCAGCTGTCCATCGCGACGCTGCAGGGCGGCAAGCTGGTCGTGATCGACCCCGCGCGCCGCAGCTTCGGCGGCCTCGGCTTCTGA
- the rsmI gene encoding 16S rRNA (cytidine(1402)-2'-O)-methyltransferase translates to MRQADGDRARGSDRNGAAAEGQGDARPLPGRIAAAVEAPRLDPGLYLVATPIGTARDITLRALDVLNAADLLAAEDTRTLRHLLAIHGIPLRGRRILSHHDHNAERAAPAILAAIAQGGAVAYCSDAGTPLVADPGFTLARDVAAAGGAVHAVPGASALLAALTVAGQPTDRFLFAGFAPAQAGARRRWLEDVCAVEATAVLFESPRRVKALLNELCQIDADRAVSVCRELTKRFEEVMRGTACALSQAIPDEGLRGEVVVILGPPARGAADDGAVRDALRERLATMTVRDAAAAVAAQTGRPRKDVYRMALAMQEG, encoded by the coding sequence ATGAGACAGGCTGACGGGGACCGGGCGCGGGGCAGTGACCGGAACGGCGCCGCCGCCGAGGGGCAGGGGGATGCCCGCCCGCTGCCGGGCAGGATCGCGGCCGCGGTCGAGGCCCCGCGGCTGGACCCTGGCCTTTACCTGGTGGCGACCCCGATCGGGACGGCGCGGGACATCACGCTGCGCGCGCTTGACGTGCTGAACGCGGCCGACCTGCTGGCGGCCGAGGATACGCGGACGCTGCGCCATCTTCTGGCGATCCATGGCATCCCCCTGCGCGGGCGGCGCATCCTGTCCCATCATGACCACAATGCCGAGCGTGCCGCCCCCGCCATCCTTGCCGCGATCGCGCAGGGCGGGGCCGTCGCCTATTGCTCGGACGCCGGAACGCCGCTGGTGGCCGATCCGGGCTTTACCCTCGCGCGCGATGTCGCGGCGGCGGGCGGGGCGGTCCATGCGGTGCCGGGGGCATCGGCGCTGCTGGCGGCGCTGACGGTGGCGGGCCAGCCGACCGACCGGTTCCTGTTCGCCGGCTTCGCCCCCGCGCAGGCCGGTGCCCGCCGCCGCTGGCTCGAGGATGTCTGCGCCGTGGAGGCGACCGCCGTCCTGTTCGAAAGCCCCAGGCGCGTTAAGGCTTTGTTGAATGAATTATGCCAGATCGATGCGGACCGCGCCGTGTCGGTGTGCCGGGAACTGACCAAGCGGTTCGAGGAAGTGATGCGCGGCACGGCCTGCGCGCTGTCTCAGGCCATCCCCGACGAGGGGCTGCGCGGCGAGGTGGTGGTTATCCTCGGCCCACCGGCCAGGGGCGCGGCCGATGACGGGGCGGTGCGCGATGCCCTGCGGGAACGGCTGGCCACGATGACAGTGCGCGATGCCGCCGCGGCGGTCGCGGCCCAGACGGGGCGGCCGCGCAAGGATGTCTATCGCATGGCCCTCGCCATGCAGGAGGGATGA
- a CDS encoding YraN family protein — protein MQAPSPRAGLSRPPARGPAGARKEMRAVRGLAAHVSGHSAEARVAAHYEARGCAILERCWRSPAGEVDLIVRDGAQIVFVEVKKAPTHDMAASRLSRRQMDRICAAALLYVCRLPDGAMTDIRFDAALVDAQGALGIVENAFGAD, from the coding sequence ATGCAGGCCCCCAGCCCCCGCGCCGGCCTTTCGCGCCCGCCCGCCCGCGGCCCCGCGGGCGCGCGCAAGGAGATGCGGGCCGTCCGCGGCCTTGCCGCCCATGTCAGCGGCCATTCGGCCGAGGCCCGCGTCGCCGCCCATTACGAGGCGCGCGGCTGCGCCATCCTTGAACGCTGCTGGCGCAGCCCTGCCGGAGAGGTGGACCTGATCGTCCGCGACGGCGCGCAGATCGTCTTTGTCGAGGTCAAGAAGGCCCCGACGCATGACATGGCCGCCAGCCGCCTGTCGCGCCGGCAGATGGACAGGATCTGCGCCGCGGCCCTGCTTTACGTCTGCCGCCTGCCGGACGGGGCAATGACGGATATCCGCTTCGATGCGGCGCTGGTCGACGCGCAGGGGGCGCTTGGCATCGTTGAAAACGCCTTTGGCGCGGACTGA
- the gshB gene encoding glutathione synthase, whose translation MGLKVALQMDPVEHVSIDADSTFRIGLEAQVRGHSLFQYTPDRLVFDEGRLLAHGRDVTLRREQGNHVAFGDWRMADLSDFDVVWLRQDPPFDMAYVTSTHLLDRIHPRTLVVNDPFWVRNSPEKLMVLDFPELTPPTMIARDIQAVRAFRARHGDIILKPLYGNGGAGVFHLQTGDANLSALLELFGGINREPVIVQKYLPAVVRGDKRVILVDGEPVGAINRVPAEGEARSNMHVGGRPERVALTEREREICRRIGPVLRDKGLIFVGIDVIDGWLTEINVTSPTGIQELERFDGVNAAALIWQAIERRRQAG comes from the coding sequence ATGGGCCTGAAGGTCGCCCTGCAGATGGACCCGGTCGAGCATGTCTCGATCGACGCCGATTCCACCTTCCGCATCGGGCTGGAGGCGCAGGTGCGGGGGCACAGCCTGTTCCAGTACACGCCCGACCGGCTGGTCTTTGACGAAGGCCGGCTGCTGGCCCATGGCCGCGACGTGACCCTGCGGCGCGAACAGGGCAACCATGTTGCCTTTGGCGACTGGCGCATGGCGGACCTGTCGGATTTCGATGTCGTCTGGCTGCGCCAGGACCCGCCCTTCGACATGGCCTATGTCACCTCGACCCACCTGCTGGACCGCATCCATCCGCGCACGCTGGTGGTGAACGATCCGTTCTGGGTCAGGAATTCGCCCGAAAAGCTGATGGTGCTGGATTTTCCCGAGCTGACGCCGCCGACGATGATCGCCCGCGACATCCAGGCGGTCCGCGCCTTCCGTGCCCGCCACGGCGACATCATCCTCAAGCCGCTTTACGGCAATGGCGGGGCGGGGGTGTTCCACCTGCAGACGGGGGACGCCAATCTTTCGGCGCTGCTGGAACTGTTCGGGGGCATCAACCGCGAACCCGTGATCGTGCAGAAATACCTGCCTGCCGTGGTCAGGGGCGACAAGCGCGTCATCCTGGTGGACGGCGAGCCGGTGGGCGCCATCAACCGCGTTCCCGCCGAGGGCGAGGCGCGGTCCAACATGCATGTGGGCGGCCGCCCCGAACGGGTCGCCCTGACCGAGCGGGAGCGGGAGATCTGCCGGCGCATCGGACCCGTGCTGCGCGACAAGGGGCTGATCTTCGTCGGCATCGACGTGATCGACGGCTGGCTGACCGAAATCAACGTGACCTCGCCCACCGGCATCCAGGAGCTGGAGCGTTTCGACGGGGTGAACGCCGCGGCCCTGATCTGGCAGGCGATCGAGCGGCGCCGGCAGGCCGGCTGA
- a CDS encoding YifB family Mg chelatase-like AAA ATPase, translated as MVAIAYSVAFDGIEARLVEVQAAVAPGLPAFNVVGLPDKAVSEARERIRAAFAAMAVAMPSKRVTVNLSPADLPKEGSHFDLPIALAILAALQVIPAEELATVVSLGELALDGRLVPVAGALPAAMAAAEEQRMLICPPACAAEAAWVGAVPVIAPQGLRQAVDHLTGRAPLAQAAPGSLRRPPPGPDMADVRGQERAKRAIEIAAAGRHHLLLVGPPGSGKSMLAARLPGLMPELTPAEALETSMIHSLAGMLVDGGISRQAPYRDPHHTASVAAIVGGGRGARPGEISLAHNGILFLDELPEFPRQVLETLRQPLETGEVVVARANAHVRYPCRFLLVAAANPCRCGHLADAGRACARAPRCGADYMGKLSGPLMDRFDLRIEVPPVAIADLGAPAQGEPGAAIAGRIAAARGRQAARFAAHPGLRVNADASGALLETIAEPDAEGRDLIGRAADRLGLSARGYHRILRTARTIADLDLSEHVRAPHLAEAIGYRIPFAMAA; from the coding sequence ATGGTGGCGATCGCCTATAGTGTCGCCTTTGACGGGATCGAGGCGCGGCTCGTCGAGGTTCAGGCGGCGGTCGCGCCGGGCCTGCCCGCCTTCAACGTCGTGGGCCTGCCCGACAAGGCGGTGAGCGAGGCGCGCGAGCGCATCCGCGCCGCCTTTGCGGCAATGGCGGTGGCGATGCCTTCGAAGCGGGTGACGGTCAATCTTTCGCCGGCCGACCTGCCCAAGGAAGGCTCTCATTTCGACCTGCCCATCGCCCTTGCGATCCTCGCCGCGCTGCAGGTGATCCCGGCCGAGGAGCTTGCCACCGTGGTCTCGCTGGGCGAGCTCGCCCTTGACGGACGGCTCGTTCCCGTGGCCGGCGCCCTGCCCGCCGCGATGGCGGCGGCCGAGGAACAGCGCATGCTGATCTGCCCGCCCGCCTGCGCGGCCGAGGCCGCCTGGGTCGGCGCCGTCCCGGTCATCGCGCCGCAGGGCCTGCGGCAGGCCGTGGACCACCTGACCGGCCGGGCGCCCCTGGCGCAGGCCGCGCCGGGCAGCCTGCGCCGCCCGCCGCCCGGCCCGGACATGGCCGATGTCAGGGGGCAGGAGCGGGCCAAGCGCGCCATCGAGATCGCCGCCGCCGGGCGGCATCATCTGCTGCTTGTTGGCCCGCCCGGTTCGGGCAAGTCGATGCTGGCGGCGCGCCTGCCCGGCCTGATGCCCGAACTGACGCCCGCCGAGGCGCTGGAAACCTCGATGATCCATTCCCTTGCGGGGATGCTGGTCGATGGCGGCATCTCGCGCCAGGCACCCTATCGCGACCCTCACCACACCGCCTCGGTCGCGGCCATCGTGGGCGGCGGCAGGGGGGCCAGGCCGGGCGAGATCAGCCTTGCCCATAACGGCATCCTGTTCCTGGACGAGCTGCCCGAGTTTCCGCGGCAGGTGCTCGAGACGCTTCGCCAGCCGCTTGAGACGGGCGAGGTGGTCGTGGCCCGCGCGAATGCGCATGTCCGCTATCCGTGCCGCTTTCTTCTGGTCGCCGCCGCCAATCCCTGCCGCTGCGGCCATCTTGCCGATGCGGGGCGGGCCTGCGCGCGGGCGCCCCGATGCGGGGCCGATTACATGGGCAAGCTGTCGGGTCCGCTGATGGACCGCTTCGACCTGAGGATCGAGGTGCCGCCCGTCGCCATCGCCGATCTGGGCGCCCCGGCGCAAGGAGAGCCAGGCGCGGCGATTGCGGGGCGCATCGCGGCGGCGCGGGGGCGGCAGGCGGCCCGCTTTGCCGCCCATCCGGGCCTGCGCGTGAATGCCGATGCCTCGGGCGCGCTGCTCGAGACGATCGCCGAACCCGATGCCGAAGGGCGCGATCTCATCGGGCGCGCGGCCGATCGGCTGGGGCTGAGCGCGCGGGGCTATCACCGCATCCTGCGGACCGCCCGCACCATCGCCGATCTCGACCTCAGCGAGCATGTTCGCGCCCCGCATCTTGCCGAGGCCATCGGATACCGCATTCCCTTTGCCATGGCGGCATGA
- a CDS encoding lytic murein transglycosylase, whose translation MTIHFGRGMGRLALSAALVAALSSCGIRVPVGVGTGPGAPAPIPATDPGTAAGFQRWVNDFRPRAIASGISPATYDRAMSIARYNPEVIRLDRKQSEFSKPVWLYLDGAVSDVRVATGRQMLARYAEPLARIEAQYGVPREIVLAVWGMESNFGANRGKMQIIPSLATLAYDGRRSAMFQEQLIAALRIIEAGDVDAQHMLGSWAGAMGHTQFMPTSYLSYAVDFTGDGRRDIWSDDPTDALASTAAYLARNGWVRGQAWGTEVDLPSGFAAVGKGTRKSSSAWAAMGVSRKGGGSLPNGSGSIIRPAGANGPAFLILDNFRSVLRYNNSDNYALGVVYLGEAIAGRQGIIGAWPRSDRPLSQAERMEVQRLLTARGFYRDEIDGKLGTGTMEAVAAYQRSIGVAPDGYATSTLLGRLRQG comes from the coding sequence ATGACGATCCATTTCGGCAGGGGCATGGGACGGCTGGCGCTGTCGGCCGCGCTGGTTGCGGCGCTGAGTTCCTGCGGGATCAGGGTTCCGGTCGGCGTCGGCACCGGGCCGGGTGCGCCTGCGCCGATCCCCGCGACCGACCCTGGAACGGCCGCCGGGTTCCAGCGCTGGGTCAACGACTTCCGCCCCCGCGCCATCGCCTCGGGGATCAGCCCGGCAACCTATGACCGCGCGATGTCCATCGCCCGCTACAACCCCGAGGTGATCCGCCTCGACCGCAAGCAGTCCGAGTTCTCCAAGCCCGTCTGGCTTTATCTCGACGGGGCGGTCAGCGATGTGCGCGTCGCGACGGGGCGGCAGATGCTGGCCCGCTATGCCGAACCGCTTGCCCGGATCGAGGCGCAATACGGCGTCCCGCGCGAGATCGTCCTTGCCGTCTGGGGGATGGAATCGAACTTCGGCGCGAACCGCGGCAAGATGCAGATCATCCCCTCGCTGGCCACGCTGGCCTATGACGGCCGCCGCTCGGCCATGTTCCAGGAACAGCTGATCGCCGCGCTGCGCATCATCGAGGCGGGGGACGTGGATGCGCAGCACATGCTCGGCTCATGGGCGGGGGCGATGGGGCATACGCAGTTCATGCCGACCTCGTATCTGTCCTATGCCGTCGATTTCACGGGGGATGGTCGGCGCGACATCTGGTCGGACGATCCGACCGATGCGCTGGCCTCGACCGCGGCCTATCTGGCGCGCAACGGCTGGGTGCGCGGGCAGGCCTGGGGGACCGAGGTGGACCTGCCTTCGGGCTTTGCCGCCGTCGGGAAGGGGACGCGGAAATCCTCCTCTGCCTGGGCCGCGATGGGTGTCAGCCGCAAGGGCGGGGGCAGCCTGCCCAATGGCAGCGGCTCGATCATCCGCCCGGCGGGGGCGAATGGTCCGGCCTTCCTGATCCTAGACAATTTCCGCTCCGTGCTGCGCTACAACAATTCGGACAACTACGCGCTAGGCGTGGTCTATCTGGGCGAGGCGATCGCCGGGCGGCAGGGCATCATCGGCGCCTGGCCCCGGTCAGACCGTCCCCTCAGCCAGGCCGAACGGATGGAGGTCCAGCGCCTGCTGACCGCCCGCGGTTTCTACCGCGACGAGATCGACGGCAAGCTGGGCACCGGAACGATGGAGGCGGTCGCCGCTTATCAGCGTTCGATCGGGGTCGCGCCCGACGGCTATGCGACATCGACCCTGCTGGGCCGTCTGCGCCAGGGCTGA